A single window of Micrococcaceae bacterium Sec5.1 DNA harbors:
- a CDS encoding MerR family transcriptional regulator: protein MTGTTGTGPWSIGELATACGVSVRTLHHYDEIGLLSASQRTSSGHRRYSESDLRRLYRIRSLQMLGLPLAAIGKALQTPEDDLESLRGLLQQQLVHVQEHARQLQALQNRLGELLSRMDGRAMPTPEQFMSTLEMITVLENNFTAEQRQQLADKREELGAEKVEAAKQQWAALVEEGLAHVEANRPVADPSVQEWVRSWDGIGSMFHSSEDTKAAARAAWQENTQAISAGLPWSAEQLAGLMAYLEKARSAP from the coding sequence ATGACGGGAACAACAGGAACCGGACCGTGGAGCATCGGTGAACTGGCCACAGCATGTGGCGTCAGCGTGCGGACGCTCCACCACTACGACGAGATCGGGCTGCTGTCCGCAAGCCAAAGGACATCATCCGGTCATCGCCGGTATTCGGAGAGCGACCTGCGCCGGCTATACCGGATCAGATCGCTTCAGATGCTGGGGCTTCCGCTCGCTGCCATCGGCAAGGCGCTGCAAACGCCCGAGGATGATCTGGAGTCCCTTCGAGGCCTCCTCCAACAGCAGCTGGTCCATGTGCAGGAGCACGCCCGGCAACTCCAAGCGCTCCAAAACCGTTTGGGCGAGCTGTTGTCACGCATGGACGGACGTGCCATGCCCACCCCTGAACAATTCATGTCAACGTTGGAGATGATTACCGTGCTCGAAAACAACTTCACAGCCGAACAACGCCAGCAACTCGCGGACAAGCGGGAAGAACTCGGCGCAGAAAAAGTCGAAGCCGCCAAGCAGCAGTGGGCCGCCCTTGTGGAAGAAGGACTGGCGCACGTGGAAGCCAACAGGCCCGTCGCGGACCCCTCCGTCCAGGAATGGGTGCGTTCATGGGACGGCATAGGTTCCATGTTCCACTCCAGTGAGGACACCAAGGCCGCAGCGCGTGCGGCTTGGCAGGAAAACACCCAAGCAATTAGCGCCGGCCTGCCTTGGAGCGCTGAGCAGTTGGCCGGGCTGATGGCATATTTGGAAAAGGCGCGCTCGGCCCCGTAA
- a CDS encoding HAMP domain-containing sensor histidine kinase → MSTLSGVTRKTQRNWLNPTTWHLRTRLVLVAMALLVAICGAVGVVSYASMDMYFNKQLDKQLEQASSRANDFGRPPSNFPSSGRPDPLEARGQGAGTLNARIDGSTVINSGLLNSNGRRVALSAEDKQVLLSLPRDNRPVDRSLSNGDYRLVAVNTTYGDVIVTGLPLADKQNAEASLVWTMVFVSLGGLVLIGLAGTVIIRRTMRPLEQLSEVATKVSRLPLDAGEVALAVRVPPSASHPGTEVGSVGHALNQMLNNVSRALEARQESETKVRQFVADASHELRTPLTAIRGYTELLRMTENFTDDGRKSLARVQSQSERMTTLVEDLLLLARLDEGQPLKVTDVDLTQLVIETVSDEKVMAPDHIWKLQLPDEPITVRGDATQLHQVLANLLSNARKHTDPGTTVVTGVMLSADATAVVTVTDNGAGIPPEFQGHVFSRFARADAARSGSEGTSGLGLSIVESIVQAHGGSVAVTSKPGCTEFILRLPSVSNEHV, encoded by the coding sequence TTGTCAACCCTTTCAGGAGTAACCCGCAAGACCCAGCGGAACTGGCTCAATCCCACCACCTGGCATCTGCGCACGCGATTGGTCCTGGTGGCCATGGCCTTGCTGGTGGCGATTTGCGGGGCAGTCGGAGTGGTGAGTTACGCCTCCATGGACATGTACTTCAACAAGCAACTCGATAAGCAGCTAGAGCAGGCGTCAAGCCGCGCGAATGACTTCGGCAGGCCGCCGTCGAACTTTCCCTCAAGCGGGCGGCCGGATCCGCTGGAGGCCCGCGGCCAAGGTGCCGGTACCCTCAACGCGAGGATTGATGGTTCCACCGTCATTAACTCCGGCCTGTTAAATTCGAATGGCCGCCGCGTCGCACTTTCGGCAGAAGACAAGCAGGTCCTGCTCTCACTCCCCCGTGACAACCGGCCTGTGGACCGTTCATTGTCCAACGGCGACTACCGGCTGGTGGCAGTAAATACCACCTACGGCGACGTGATTGTGACGGGCCTGCCGTTGGCTGATAAGCAAAATGCCGAGGCCTCGCTGGTATGGACCATGGTGTTTGTTTCCCTTGGCGGACTGGTGCTGATCGGCCTTGCCGGTACCGTCATCATTCGCCGGACCATGCGGCCGCTGGAGCAACTATCGGAGGTTGCAACCAAAGTATCGCGCCTTCCCCTCGACGCCGGTGAAGTGGCACTCGCTGTGCGCGTACCGCCGTCGGCCTCCCATCCTGGAACAGAAGTAGGCAGCGTTGGCCACGCTTTGAACCAAATGCTCAACAACGTTTCCAGGGCCTTGGAAGCCCGTCAGGAGAGCGAAACAAAGGTCCGGCAGTTCGTTGCGGATGCCTCCCACGAACTGCGGACGCCGCTGACCGCCATTCGTGGATATACCGAACTACTCCGCATGACGGAGAACTTCACGGACGACGGCCGGAAGTCCCTGGCACGCGTCCAGAGCCAGTCCGAACGCATGACCACCCTTGTGGAGGACCTGTTGCTGTTGGCGCGGTTGGACGAAGGCCAGCCATTGAAGGTCACGGATGTGGACCTTACCCAGTTGGTGATCGAGACCGTCAGCGACGAAAAGGTGATGGCACCGGATCACATCTGGAAGCTCCAACTCCCCGACGAGCCCATCACGGTACGCGGGGACGCAACCCAGCTGCATCAGGTGCTGGCCAATCTGCTGTCCAACGCCCGCAAGCACACCGATCCAGGCACCACAGTGGTCACTGGCGTCATGCTCTCCGCGGACGCTACCGCGGTGGTCACGGTCACTGACAACGGGGCTGGCATTCCGCCTGAATTCCAGGGCCATGTTTTCTCGCGTTTTGCCCGCGCTGACGCCGCGAGATCAGGCTCTGAAGGAACCTCCGGATTGGGCTTGTCAATCGTCGAATCAATCGTCCAAGCGCACGGCGGAAGCGTGGCAGTAACGTCCAAGCCGGGGTGCACCGAGTTCATTCTGAGACTCCCGTCAGTTTCGAACGAACACGTATAA
- a CDS encoding response regulator transcription factor yields MASPHSMTNNLPQLSHPDGSPIRALVVDDEPSLSELMSMGLRMAGWSVAVAADGPEAVKLAKDFRPDVLVLDVMLPGFDGVEVLNRIRTFAPEVPALFLTAKDAVQDRIVGLAAGGDDYVTKPFSMEEVLLRLHRLVQRSGVAAMDTAELVVGDLTLNVDTREVSRAGEDIQLTATQFELLRYLMENPKRVVSKAQILDRVWDYDFGGQANIVELYISYLRKKIEANHPPMIHTIRGAGYVIKPAD; encoded by the coding sequence ATGGCATCCCCGCACTCCATGACGAACAACCTTCCCCAGCTTTCCCACCCGGACGGCTCTCCTATCCGCGCCTTGGTGGTGGACGACGAACCCAGCCTCTCCGAGCTCATGAGCATGGGCCTTCGCATGGCAGGCTGGTCCGTCGCGGTAGCAGCCGACGGACCAGAAGCCGTGAAGCTTGCCAAGGACTTCCGCCCTGACGTGCTGGTGCTGGACGTGATGCTTCCAGGATTCGACGGCGTCGAGGTCCTCAACCGGATCCGTACCTTCGCGCCGGAAGTGCCCGCGCTCTTTCTCACGGCCAAGGACGCTGTCCAGGACCGCATCGTAGGTCTTGCCGCCGGCGGGGACGACTACGTCACCAAGCCCTTCAGCATGGAGGAAGTCCTCCTTCGCCTGCACAGGCTCGTCCAACGTTCGGGCGTTGCCGCCATGGACACGGCGGAACTGGTGGTGGGTGATCTCACGCTGAACGTGGATACACGGGAAGTCTCGCGCGCCGGCGAAGACATCCAGCTCACGGCAACGCAGTTCGAGCTGCTTCGTTACCTTATGGAGAACCCCAAGCGCGTGGTCAGCAAGGCGCAGATCCTGGACCGCGTCTGGGACTATGACTTCGGCGGGCAGGCCAACATCGTGGAGCTCTACATTTCCTACCTGCGCAAGAAAATCGAAGCCAACCACCCGCCAATGATCCACACCATCCGTGGCGCCGGCTACGTCATCAAGCCTGCGGACTGA
- a CDS encoding winged helix-turn-helix domain-containing protein, whose translation MSVASGYVHISVRNANKAASNAGLRPGFGNRPGYAPAPQGNGQQAPGYVPQGYNPNSYGQLRAVPTNEPAPMTAPTPVIAQSDRLRPVANDNVARGFVLYMGIDEETAAAAGTSIAKLAQEIRAYAQSLVTGAESYAAVAVAPAGAPGSALDVVRSTFGDPTVAARQRTEAARPAPQQEARPSGVLIDLARREVHLDGESLNLTFKEFELLNYLVENGTRTVGRDELLEGLWRNAEEVPNERTIDVHIRRLRSKLGRLANTVRTVRGQGYRFYEHPEVIVWAAPEYSI comes from the coding sequence ATGTCAGTTGCATCCGGTTACGTCCACATCTCCGTCCGAAACGCCAACAAGGCCGCTTCAAACGCAGGGCTCCGCCCCGGCTTCGGCAACCGTCCCGGCTACGCCCCCGCCCCCCAGGGCAACGGCCAGCAGGCTCCCGGCTACGTGCCACAGGGGTACAACCCCAACTCCTACGGCCAGTTGCGGGCAGTTCCCACCAACGAGCCAGCACCCATGACGGCGCCTACTCCTGTCATTGCGCAGTCTGACCGCCTTCGCCCCGTCGCCAACGACAACGTGGCCCGCGGTTTCGTGCTCTACATGGGCATCGACGAAGAGACAGCAGCAGCGGCAGGAACCTCCATCGCTAAGCTCGCCCAGGAAATCCGGGCCTACGCACAGTCCCTGGTCACCGGCGCTGAGAGCTACGCTGCAGTCGCCGTCGCACCGGCCGGGGCGCCCGGGTCCGCACTCGACGTCGTACGTTCCACTTTCGGTGACCCCACAGTCGCCGCCCGCCAGCGCACCGAGGCTGCCCGCCCGGCACCGCAGCAGGAAGCCCGCCCCTCCGGCGTGCTGATCGACCTCGCCCGCCGCGAAGTCCACCTCGACGGCGAGTCCCTGAACCTGACGTTCAAGGAATTCGAGCTCCTCAACTACCTCGTGGAAAATGGGACCCGCACGGTGGGCCGCGACGAACTGCTTGAGGGCCTGTGGCGCAACGCCGAAGAAGTACCGAACGAGCGCACCATCGACGTCCACATCCGCCGCCTCCGTTCCAAGCTGGGTCGCCTGGCCAACACGGTGCGCACCGTACGCGGCCAGGGCTACCGCTTCTACGAGCACCCCGAAGTTATCGTTTGGGCCGCTCCGGAATACTCGATCTAA
- a CDS encoding histidine phosphatase family protein: MSDHHIRRLVIMRHAKADWPMGVPDHERPLEERGHREAPLAGRWLLKHGVVPDFILCSSAVRTRQTCTWVCDELGDKAPTPKLEDGLYAASANRMLTVINHVPDTVTTLMVISHMPGVQDLAMHLASRDSDHDAYMDAATRYPTSALTVLETEKSWAELDGQDARLTHFKVPRK; the protein is encoded by the coding sequence ATGAGTGACCATCACATCAGGCGCCTGGTGATTATGCGGCATGCCAAAGCGGATTGGCCCATGGGGGTGCCGGACCATGAGCGTCCACTGGAGGAACGCGGACATCGTGAGGCTCCGTTGGCTGGGAGATGGTTGCTCAAGCATGGCGTGGTTCCAGACTTCATTCTGTGCTCGTCTGCGGTGAGGACCCGCCAAACCTGCACGTGGGTGTGCGATGAGCTGGGGGACAAAGCCCCGACGCCCAAGCTCGAGGACGGTTTGTACGCCGCTTCAGCGAACCGGATGTTGACCGTGATCAATCACGTCCCGGACACAGTTACCACCTTGATGGTGATCTCGCACATGCCCGGCGTCCAGGATCTGGCCATGCACCTCGCATCGCGCGACTCGGACCATGACGCTTACATGGACGCTGCCACACGGTACCCAACCAGTGCTTTGACGGTCCTGGAGACTGAGAAGTCATGGGCGGAGCTGGATGGGCAGGACGCCCGTCTGACGCACTTCAAGGTGCCACGCAAGTAG
- a CDS encoding LysR family transcriptional regulator, whose product MIDISALRALVAVEQHGSVVAASDVMGYSPSAVSQQIKKLEKQTGVAVLERNGRGVLLTERGLALAGYGRRIMDELEELQATLLADPAKPSGLLRLVAFSTACRGLVGPMLGRIGTTDTALEISVLAEDPREAVQRVASGEAELAVVHNWNSVPLVIPENLVHEDLCLDQADVLVNSGHPLAGRTVVEREDLLDEIWVSTPAGAICNEALLQIFAGLGRVPDIRVYDPDFSTHIAMVEQAVAVALVPRLGRPPLPPGVIAVPVVNPIQQRAVGIVYRKTMTASPNIRHAVRLLREVAAEHELPVRG is encoded by the coding sequence ATGATCGACATTTCAGCCTTGCGTGCTCTGGTAGCTGTGGAACAGCACGGATCGGTAGTGGCCGCTTCCGATGTGATGGGCTACAGTCCGTCAGCGGTTTCCCAGCAGATCAAGAAGCTGGAGAAGCAAACGGGCGTAGCCGTCCTGGAACGGAACGGCCGTGGTGTACTCCTTACCGAACGGGGCCTTGCCCTCGCTGGCTACGGGCGGCGAATCATGGACGAGCTCGAGGAACTGCAGGCAACTCTCCTCGCCGATCCCGCGAAGCCCTCGGGACTGCTGCGGCTCGTGGCATTCTCCACTGCCTGCCGTGGCTTGGTGGGGCCTATGCTCGGACGCATCGGGACCACCGATACTGCACTTGAGATCAGCGTACTTGCCGAGGACCCACGCGAGGCCGTCCAACGAGTGGCCTCAGGCGAGGCTGAGCTGGCCGTGGTGCACAACTGGAACTCCGTACCGCTGGTCATTCCCGAGAACCTGGTGCACGAGGACCTTTGCCTGGACCAAGCCGACGTCCTCGTCAACAGCGGCCACCCGCTGGCAGGACGGACCGTCGTCGAGCGTGAAGACTTACTGGACGAAATTTGGGTCAGTACGCCGGCGGGTGCCATCTGCAACGAAGCCCTTCTGCAGATCTTCGCCGGGCTTGGGCGGGTCCCCGATATCCGTGTCTACGATCCCGATTTCTCCACCCATATCGCCATGGTGGAGCAGGCCGTGGCCGTGGCGCTTGTGCCTCGGCTGGGCAGGCCACCCCTGCCACCTGGTGTGATTGCCGTGCCGGTCGTCAACCCCATTCAGCAGCGGGCGGTGGGAATCGTGTACCGAAAGACCATGACCGCCAGCCCCAATATCCGGCATGCCGTCCGACTGCTGCGCGAGGTGGCAGCAGAGCACGAGCTACCAGTGCGGGGCTGA
- a CDS encoding EamA family transporter yields the protein MNLRHSALAVLVAVLWGVNFVAIDLGLHANGRDVPPLLFVAFRFLLVVFPFILFIRKPDVSWKAIIGVGLFMSAGQFGLLYLGMALGMPAGLASLVLQAQVLFTILLAAKFLGERPSRRQMAGVVLGIAGLGVVALGRSAVAPVLPLMIVLAAALSWAIGNVVARHSKAASGLGLVVWSGAVVPLPLAGLSLVVDGPDTVWATITDLQMPTILSAIYTAVFASLIGYGIWNRLLTLYPSSDVVPFTLLVPVVGMTAAWLVLNEIPTVAEIMGGLILLLGVATAVLGAGRKRPEVTVVRPALRV from the coding sequence GTGAACCTTCGCCACTCCGCCCTCGCCGTCCTCGTCGCTGTCCTCTGGGGCGTGAACTTTGTCGCCATAGACTTGGGCCTCCACGCCAACGGTCGTGATGTCCCGCCGCTGCTTTTCGTCGCCTTCCGATTCCTTCTTGTCGTATTTCCGTTCATCCTGTTCATCCGCAAACCTGATGTGAGCTGGAAGGCGATCATCGGCGTCGGGCTTTTCATGAGTGCCGGTCAGTTCGGTTTGCTGTACCTGGGCATGGCGCTGGGGATGCCGGCGGGCCTGGCCTCGCTGGTTCTCCAGGCCCAGGTGCTGTTCACGATCCTGCTCGCCGCGAAGTTCCTGGGAGAGAGGCCCAGCCGCCGCCAAATGGCAGGCGTGGTGCTGGGTATCGCAGGCCTGGGAGTGGTGGCACTGGGACGAAGTGCCGTGGCGCCTGTCCTTCCGCTCATGATTGTGCTGGCGGCGGCGCTGTCCTGGGCAATCGGAAACGTAGTGGCGCGGCACTCGAAAGCGGCGTCGGGCCTTGGCTTGGTGGTGTGGTCGGGGGCCGTGGTGCCGCTCCCTTTGGCGGGATTGTCACTTGTGGTGGACGGTCCGGACACCGTGTGGGCGACCATCACGGACCTCCAAATGCCCACCATCCTGAGCGCCATCTACACGGCGGTTTTCGCCTCGCTTATTGGATACGGCATCTGGAACCGGCTCTTGACGCTCTACCCGAGTTCCGACGTCGTGCCTTTCACGCTGTTGGTTCCGGTGGTCGGCATGACGGCTGCCTGGCTGGTCCTGAACGAGATTCCCACCGTTGCCGAGATCATGGGCGGCCTGATCCTGCTGCTCGGTGTTGCCACTGCAGTCCTGGGAGCTGGGCGGAAGCGTCCTGAAGTGACCGTTGTGAGGCCGGCTCTGCGCGTCTAA
- a CDS encoding TetR/AcrR family transcriptional regulator, with the protein MSTTEPAPSELGAAAGNAEKKLRPGRTNATKQRLFEASMELIGERGAAGVTVDEIAAAAGVSKGTVYYNFGSKSDLIAQLLRHGVDIMLVRLQAIEGQASDPLESMKNMVGQAMEFMDEYPSFARLWVSENWRTPGEWSAVFAELRAELLAVIGSAVERVASGYKVDESIARGSLEAAIFGAIFVVGLDRQTYNPERTREQSVAAVMTIMHGYVIK; encoded by the coding sequence ATGAGCACCACCGAGCCGGCCCCTTCAGAGCTGGGGGCCGCGGCAGGAAACGCCGAGAAAAAGCTGCGCCCCGGCCGGACCAACGCCACCAAACAGCGCCTCTTCGAAGCGTCCATGGAGCTGATCGGCGAACGTGGCGCTGCAGGTGTGACCGTGGATGAGATCGCGGCCGCGGCCGGCGTGTCCAAGGGTACGGTTTACTATAACTTCGGCAGTAAATCGGACCTGATCGCGCAGCTGCTGCGGCACGGCGTGGACATTATGCTGGTCCGCCTCCAGGCAATCGAAGGCCAAGCCAGCGATCCCCTGGAATCCATGAAGAACATGGTGGGCCAGGCCATGGAATTCATGGACGAATACCCGTCCTTCGCTCGTCTGTGGGTCAGCGAAAACTGGCGGACGCCGGGCGAGTGGAGTGCTGTGTTCGCCGAACTCCGGGCAGAACTCCTCGCCGTCATCGGCTCTGCGGTGGAACGTGTGGCCTCCGGATACAAGGTGGACGAGTCCATCGCCCGCGGCAGTCTGGAGGCGGCCATTTTTGGAGCCATTTTCGTGGTGGGACTCGACCGGCAAACCTACAACCCGGAACGCACCCGCGAACAGAGTGTGGCCGCCGTCATGACCATCATGCATGGGTACGTCATCAAGTAG
- a CDS encoding YhgE/Pip domain-containing protein, with amino-acid sequence MTVLRLARSELKRMTGGLLPKLTILALTMVPLLYGAVYLYANWDPYGNLNQIDAALVVEDTGATSKDGAELQAGKKVADSLVDGHVFNWKQVSSAEAADAGVRSGEYAFALRIPKDFSANLVSPGSFDAANQAMLHVTTNDANNYLLSTIVDKLTTAVHSTVAKEVGEETANQLLTGFGTIHASIVKASDGASQLATGVGQLSDGAATLHDGTTQLVTGADQLVAGQTKLRDGAVQLNTGASQLSSGLNELKSKTSTLPADSQKLADGAAQVAAGNAELNAKVQDVVGQLDAADKGLRNRVVESTARLLSAGVLTQEQADKVLADFDSTATSGPVTDAKAKIAGDAAKIQQLSDGSAAVSAGASKLAAATPTLTDAISQAAAGAGQLKTGASALAAGQQSALDGAIKLDDGAHQLNDGAGQLATGAVKASDGSHTLATELAKGAGEIPNPNDEQKSNVSKVIADPVAVDNVSQAKAGSYGAGLAPFFLTLALWIGVFLLVQAMRPITQRALASNARAWKIAVGGWLPFFVVSVLQATILTLVVNLGLGLNAAHPVGMWLFMLAAVMAFSAIIQGIVALMGTPGKFVVLILLVLQLVSSGGTFPWQTTPMPLHVVHEVLPMGYVVTGMRHLIYGGELNMIWPTVLGLLGYTLLGAALSTLAVRKHKMWTLKTLKPEIAV; translated from the coding sequence GTGACTGTTCTGCGGCTCGCCCGCTCCGAACTCAAGCGCATGACCGGCGGGCTCCTGCCGAAGCTGACCATCCTGGCCCTGACCATGGTGCCGCTGCTCTACGGCGCGGTGTATCTCTACGCCAACTGGGATCCGTACGGAAACCTGAACCAGATCGACGCCGCCTTGGTAGTAGAGGACACGGGGGCAACGTCGAAGGATGGCGCCGAGCTGCAGGCCGGCAAGAAGGTTGCCGACAGCTTGGTGGATGGCCACGTCTTCAACTGGAAGCAGGTTTCCAGCGCGGAAGCGGCGGATGCCGGCGTCCGTTCAGGCGAATACGCCTTCGCGCTGCGCATCCCCAAGGACTTCTCCGCCAACCTGGTCTCCCCCGGCAGTTTCGACGCCGCCAACCAGGCAATGCTCCATGTCACCACCAACGACGCCAACAATTACCTCCTGAGCACCATCGTGGACAAGCTCACCACAGCCGTGCACTCAACGGTCGCCAAGGAGGTGGGCGAGGAAACAGCCAACCAGCTCCTCACCGGCTTCGGCACCATCCACGCCTCCATCGTGAAGGCATCGGACGGGGCGTCCCAGCTCGCCACGGGGGTGGGCCAGCTCAGCGACGGCGCAGCTACGCTGCATGATGGCACCACCCAATTGGTGACCGGAGCAGACCAGCTGGTGGCGGGACAAACGAAACTGCGAGACGGAGCCGTCCAGCTGAACACAGGCGCCAGCCAGTTAAGTTCAGGACTGAACGAACTGAAGAGCAAGACCTCCACCCTGCCTGCCGATTCGCAGAAACTCGCCGACGGCGCCGCGCAAGTAGCCGCCGGGAACGCGGAGCTGAATGCGAAAGTCCAGGACGTCGTCGGGCAGCTTGACGCCGCAGACAAAGGCCTTCGCAATCGCGTTGTCGAGTCCACTGCACGGCTGCTGAGTGCTGGCGTGCTCACCCAGGAGCAGGCTGACAAGGTCCTGGCCGATTTCGACTCCACTGCAACCTCCGGCCCGGTTACGGACGCCAAGGCCAAGATCGCGGGCGACGCCGCCAAGATCCAGCAGCTCTCGGACGGCTCAGCTGCCGTGAGCGCCGGCGCATCGAAGCTTGCCGCGGCTACACCAACGTTGACAGACGCGATATCGCAGGCAGCGGCCGGAGCCGGACAGTTGAAAACCGGGGCGTCCGCGCTGGCCGCCGGCCAGCAGAGCGCACTGGATGGCGCCATAAAGCTCGACGACGGCGCCCATCAACTCAACGACGGCGCCGGACAGCTTGCCACTGGCGCGGTGAAGGCCTCCGATGGCTCTCACACACTGGCCACAGAACTCGCCAAGGGTGCCGGAGAAATCCCCAACCCGAACGATGAACAGAAGAGCAATGTTTCCAAAGTGATCGCCGATCCCGTCGCCGTGGACAACGTATCGCAGGCGAAGGCAGGTTCTTATGGCGCCGGCCTGGCACCCTTCTTCCTGACGCTGGCCTTGTGGATCGGTGTGTTCCTGTTGGTGCAGGCCATGCGCCCCATCACCCAGCGCGCGCTGGCATCCAACGCACGCGCCTGGAAAATCGCGGTGGGGGGCTGGCTTCCGTTCTTCGTTGTCTCGGTCCTGCAGGCCACCATCCTGACCCTCGTGGTGAATCTGGGCCTCGGCTTGAACGCCGCCCACCCCGTAGGCATGTGGTTGTTCATGCTTGCCGCCGTGATGGCGTTCAGTGCGATCATCCAGGGCATCGTGGCGCTCATGGGGACTCCGGGCAAGTTCGTGGTGCTGATCCTGCTGGTCCTGCAGCTGGTGTCCTCGGGCGGAACGTTCCCCTGGCAGACCACTCCCATGCCACTTCACGTAGTGCACGAAGTCCTACCCATGGGCTACGTGGTCACGGGAATGCGGCACCTGATCTACGGCGGGGAACTCAACATGATCTGGCCAACAGTCCTGGGCCTGCTTGGATACACTTTGCTGGGAGCGGCGCTGTCCACTCTCGCTGTCCGCAAACACAAGATGTGGACCCTCAAGACGCTGAAGCCGGAGATCGCAGTATGA
- a CDS encoding ABC transporter ATP-binding protein, translating to MLSVQQLQINGRRDDLLPATSLQARRGELLLVAGEGQDQRTALALALSGRMKPSNGVLSWDNNSKTKKIRLASALVDSPGVNEPEQHLSVRDLVTEDLSLIPRRYRGALLSKPWLKINSFEDIAGLWIEQLSASRRLELLTSLALADPATDLLVVDSPDRHSADPAAWLPRLEALASDAGRPLAVVAVVGALPQNWAGPAAVIGNSVAHPPEPEAAEVSAEPAKAINAQATPTPIAAREIQDEATEPEFQDLQRTAK from the coding sequence GTGCTGTCCGTACAGCAACTCCAGATCAACGGCCGCCGGGACGATCTCCTTCCGGCAACGTCACTCCAGGCCCGTCGTGGCGAACTCTTGCTCGTGGCTGGCGAAGGCCAGGATCAGCGGACCGCCTTGGCCTTGGCACTCAGTGGCCGCATGAAACCCAGCAACGGCGTCCTCAGTTGGGACAACAACAGCAAGACCAAGAAGATCCGGCTGGCGAGCGCCTTGGTGGACTCGCCCGGCGTCAATGAGCCTGAACAGCATCTAAGTGTTCGCGACCTCGTCACCGAGGACCTCTCCCTCATCCCCCGCCGTTACCGTGGCGCGCTGCTCAGCAAGCCGTGGCTGAAGATCAACAGCTTTGAGGACATCGCCGGCCTCTGGATTGAACAGCTTTCCGCCAGCCGCCGGCTCGAGCTCCTGACTTCCCTCGCTTTGGCGGATCCGGCAACGGACCTCCTCGTGGTCGACTCCCCCGATCGCCACAGCGCCGATCCCGCAGCATGGCTGCCCCGGCTTGAGGCATTGGCGTCCGACGCCGGGCGGCCGCTTGCCGTCGTCGCCGTCGTCGGTGCCCTCCCGCAGAACTGGGCTGGCCCTGCAGCGGTAATTGGCAACTCGGTCGCCCACCCACCGGAACCAGAAGCTGCTGAAGTGTCCGCCGAGCCGGCAAAGGCGATCAACGCGCAGGCGACACCGACCCCAATTGCGGCCCGCGAGATTCAAGACGAAGCAACCGAGCCTGAATTCCAAGACCTCCAAAGGACTGCAAAGTGA
- a CDS encoding N-acetylmannosamine-6-phosphate 2-epimerase encodes MILTLEGLEALRSQLIVSCQAYPGEPMRDPRTTGQVAASAVIGGAAAIRVQGLADVQFTRAAVEVPVVGLWKDGHDGVFITPTLRHALAVANAGAHIVAIDGTRRARPDGLSLGATVAGIHAESHALVMADCGSFDDAVAAVEAGADLIGTTLSGYTGERPKTDGPDLDLLKQIASADLGKPLIAEGRIQTPAHARQALDAGAFAVVVGTAITHPATITGWFKGAMHA; translated from the coding sequence ATGATCCTGACCCTCGAAGGCCTCGAAGCCCTCCGTTCCCAGCTGATCGTCTCCTGCCAGGCCTACCCGGGCGAGCCGATGCGTGATCCGCGAACTACGGGACAGGTGGCGGCATCAGCAGTCATCGGCGGTGCTGCGGCGATCCGAGTCCAAGGGTTGGCCGACGTACAGTTCACTCGTGCCGCCGTCGAAGTTCCCGTCGTCGGCCTCTGGAAGGACGGTCACGATGGCGTCTTCATCACCCCCACGCTCCGGCACGCGCTTGCCGTAGCGAACGCGGGCGCGCATATTGTGGCGATTGACGGAACGCGCCGGGCTCGCCCCGATGGTTTGTCGCTGGGAGCCACCGTTGCTGGCATCCACGCCGAGTCCCACGCCTTGGTCATGGCGGACTGCGGTTCCTTCGATGACGCCGTGGCAGCTGTTGAAGCCGGCGCAGACCTGATCGGAACCACCCTGTCCGGCTATACCGGCGAGCGCCCGAAGACCGACGGTCCGGATCTGGATTTGCTGAAGCAGATCGCTTCCGCCGACTTGGGTAAGCCACTCATCGCAGAAGGCCGCATCCAGACCCCGGCCCATGCACGGCAGGCCCTCGACGCCGGAGCGTTTGCCGTTGTTGTCGGGACCGCGATCACACACCCAGCCACGATTACGGGCTGGTTCAAGGGCGCGATGCACGCGTAG